The Maridesulfovibrio frigidus DSM 17176 genome has a segment encoding these proteins:
- a CDS encoding ArnT family glycosyltransferase — protein MLSLTSSFKNKPLMWAFIIIIFTTFARIWFLGSGQLNLVQDEAQYWDWTRNMQLTYYSKGPLIAWIISTWTSIFGNTEFGVRFGAIVGSALTQILLYWGMSKLWDRRSAAVWTLVVYNSMPVFLALGILMTTDSPFILCWTGAIFALYSSTIPHPPGLERDPNESRTTPFVLVAAFLAIGILAKYTMLGFTGLSVIYGLVLMRKERLPRRFWKKLFLALSAGVFVGFIPTLIWNFQNDFVGYKHVLYLIGASGDSASQLIRFDRILPYLGEQVGMATPWWLIFMILGGFGAAAVALKKNSANKLGLNNKQAALLSVFFLPVWFFFLAWSLHTKVHGNWAVISYVSGVMLAGLAFDKFWSRRGSFRSVWLFLGIVIFGALHFQNLVPLPDNLNPTHRLKGWTDLGEQVVELEKTQFKDPSKVFIMSEEYDMTAALAFYVPGQPRTYCAWIDRRMNQYDLWPGPQDKLGWDSVYVIKKFKETPDDELVKMFKRVSAPIHLQTTFRGKPARKFTIFLCYDYNGYWPRDKRLRF, from the coding sequence GTGTTATCATTAACAAGTTCGTTCAAAAATAAGCCCCTCATGTGGGCGTTTATCATAATAATTTTCACTACTTTTGCCCGTATCTGGTTCTTAGGATCAGGTCAGCTGAATTTGGTGCAGGATGAGGCCCAGTATTGGGACTGGACCCGCAACATGCAGCTTACTTACTACTCTAAGGGACCTCTGATTGCGTGGATTATCTCAACTTGGACTTCTATTTTCGGTAATACTGAATTTGGAGTCCGTTTTGGAGCAATTGTTGGCTCGGCGCTGACGCAGATATTGCTTTATTGGGGAATGTCCAAGCTTTGGGATCGCAGGTCTGCCGCTGTGTGGACCCTTGTTGTTTATAACTCCATGCCCGTTTTTCTCGCGCTTGGAATATTAATGACAACGGATAGTCCGTTTATTCTATGCTGGACTGGTGCAATATTCGCTCTATATTCATCAACAATACCGCACCCTCCGGGGCTTGAGCGCGACCCTAACGAATCCAGAACAACACCTTTTGTATTAGTTGCTGCTTTTCTCGCAATCGGGATTCTCGCTAAATATACAATGCTCGGGTTTACAGGACTTTCCGTTATTTACGGGTTAGTTTTGATGCGTAAAGAGCGCTTACCTCGTAGATTCTGGAAGAAATTGTTTCTAGCCCTTTCGGCTGGAGTTTTTGTAGGATTCATCCCAACTCTAATTTGGAATTTCCAGAATGATTTCGTAGGATACAAGCATGTCCTGTATCTTATTGGAGCTTCAGGAGATAGCGCATCGCAGTTAATACGGTTTGATAGAATTCTACCTTACCTTGGCGAGCAGGTCGGAATGGCTACTCCGTGGTGGCTAATATTTATGATTCTAGGCGGATTTGGCGCGGCGGCTGTTGCTTTAAAGAAAAACTCAGCGAATAAGCTCGGTCTTAATAATAAGCAGGCAGCTCTCCTTTCTGTATTTTTCTTGCCCGTATGGTTCTTCTTTCTCGCATGGAGCTTGCATACCAAGGTTCACGGTAACTGGGCAGTTATTTCATATGTCAGTGGAGTTATGCTCGCCGGATTAGCTTTTGATAAGTTTTGGTCCAGGCGCGGAAGTTTCCGTTCAGTTTGGCTATTTCTCGGCATCGTAATTTTTGGTGCTCTTCATTTCCAAAATTTAGTGCCTCTTCCAGATAACTTAAATCCGACTCACCGCTTAAAAGGGTGGACAGATTTGGGTGAGCAGGTTGTGGAATTAGAGAAAACCCAGTTTAAAGATCCCTCGAAAGTCTTTATTATGAGTGAGGAATACGACATGACTGCCGCGTTGGCATTTTATGTTCCGGGACAGCCTAGAACATACTGCGCGTGGATCGACAGACGTATGAATCAATATGATCTATGGCCCGGACCTCAAGATAAGCTGGGGTGGGATTCGGTATATGTAATTAAAAAGTTTAAAGAAACTCCAGATGATGAATTGGTTAAGATGTTTAAACGGGTAAGTGCACCAATTCATTTACAGACAACATTCCGCGGGAAACCAGCTCGTAAATTCACTATTTTCCTTTGCTATGATTACAATGGCTATTGGCCTCGTGATAAGCGTTTAAGATTCTAG
- a CDS encoding RHS repeat domain-containing protein — MISQNGDKLKKQAGSEVQNHVQTREQSAQQNPIVGRDAESGTGENIFDEQERDSAQDDHGTKAVDNYQTKEFRTGRENVFAMTAIDRDHNGRIDYTALLISPATVCREYQYDLGGRLSKVMYGDEVVEQYAYGKYGERLTDVTSKTKPRKFVYNDKLQLIQAGEVKYSYNSNGRLSMKMDMGDVTTYYYTESGILNEVRLPNMRKIQYIIDPLGRRVVKKINGITIESYLWDGMTTLVAVCDGQGMNHKAFTYNEEGDPVTMTYQNKTYNLATDQVGTIFMVADERGNEIKEIIHDSFGNKAFDSNEEFDTCIGFSAGLLDKDTGLVHFGYRDYDSTIGRFITPDPIGLAGGDVDVYGYCLDDPINFHDRTGLAGQSQESKDELAETVINELISTKAPSVTASEEYKKGNVEGSGIQKKGKAPKSTKHAGVDSVKRPSENGKNKKTKHAGADKVDRSPKNKSTKFAGADKHGVPSRHEKKAGVDNSSTNPAEKRLAGADQNEQSLKNNSKQKYAGADKNGIPSRQNKLAGADRTKKQKELEARIYYGDSITGHLWVDPGDGTANGKHPDGEKAVTIYGKADMRNETDAKFDRRVRIRVSPEESKAMRKALDARSANKDEMYIPGFEDCVDTVGTTLKAGNIKAPSGFKNPFPKGYIEELGKLHKNN; from the coding sequence ATGATTTCTCAAAATGGCGACAAGCTGAAAAAACAAGCGGGGTCAGAAGTACAAAACCATGTCCAAACACGTGAACAATCGGCTCAACAAAATCCTATTGTAGGAAGAGATGCGGAATCCGGCACAGGTGAAAACATCTTTGACGAGCAAGAAAGAGATTCCGCGCAGGATGATCATGGGACCAAAGCCGTGGACAATTACCAAACTAAAGAATTTCGCACAGGTAGAGAAAATGTCTTTGCCATGACGGCGATTGATAGAGATCACAACGGCAGGATAGATTACACAGCATTGCTCATATCCCCTGCAACTGTATGCCGTGAATATCAGTATGACCTAGGCGGCAGACTCAGCAAAGTGATGTACGGAGATGAAGTCGTAGAGCAATATGCATATGGAAAATACGGAGAGAGGCTAACAGACGTAACAAGCAAAACTAAGCCTCGTAAATTTGTATACAACGATAAACTTCAGCTTATCCAAGCGGGGGAAGTTAAGTATTCATACAACAGCAATGGTAGGCTATCTATGAAAATGGATATGGGGGACGTAACGACCTATTATTACACAGAGTCTGGCATACTTAACGAAGTCCGGTTACCAAACATGCGCAAAATTCAATATATCATTGATCCACTTGGGCGCAGAGTTGTTAAGAAAATTAACGGCATCACCATTGAATCATATTTGTGGGATGGTATGACCACGCTTGTTGCGGTATGTGACGGGCAAGGCATGAACCATAAAGCGTTCACCTATAATGAAGAAGGTGATCCTGTAACTATGACTTATCAGAATAAAACGTACAATCTAGCTACCGATCAGGTCGGGACAATATTCATGGTTGCGGACGAAAGGGGTAATGAGATAAAAGAAATTATTCATGATTCGTTTGGTAATAAAGCTTTCGATAGTAATGAAGAGTTTGATACGTGCATTGGGTTCTCTGCTGGGTTGTTAGATAAAGATACAGGGCTAGTTCACTTCGGCTACCGCGACTACGACTCCACCATCGGCAGATTCATAACTCCCGACCCTATCGGTTTAGCTGGCGGGGATGTGGATGTTTATGGGTATTGCTTGGATGATCCGATTAATTTTCATGATAGAACTGGGTTGGCGGGTCAGAGTCAGGAGTCGAAGGACGAATTGGCCGAGACTGTGATTAACGAGCTTATTAGCACTAAAGCACCAAGCGTTACTGCTAGCGAAGAATATAAGAAGGGTAATGTTGAGGGGAGTGGGATTCAGAAGAAAGGGAAAGCACCCAAAAGCACTAAACATGCTGGCGTGGACAGTGTTAAACGTCCTTCTGAAAACGGTAAAAACAAAAAGACTAAGCACGCAGGAGCGGACAAGGTTGACCGTTCCCCAAAAAATAAATCTACTAAGTTCGCTGGTGCGGATAAGCATGGAGTTCCATCCCGACATGAGAAAAAGGCCGGAGTGGACAATTCCAGTACCAACCCAGCGGAAAAGAGACTTGCGGGAGCGGATCAAAATGAACAATCTTTAAAGAACAACTCAAAGCAAAAATATGCTGGTGCTGATAAAAACGGTATACCGTCCCGACAGAATAAGCTTGCTGGTGCAGACAGGACTAAAAAACAGAAAGAGCTGGAAGCTAGAATCTATTACGGAGATAGTATCACAGGACATTTATGGGTTGATCCAGGAGATGGCACTGCAAATGGAAAACACCCTGATGGAGAAAAAGCTGTAACCATTTACGGTAAAGCCGATATGCGCAATGAAACTGACGCTAAATTTGATAGGCGGGTTAGGATAAGAGTTTCTCCAGAAGAATCGAAGGCAATGAGAAAAGCTCTTGATGCGAGATCAGCGAATAAGGACGAAATGTATATTCCAGGATTCGAAGACTGCGTTGATACGGTTGGGACAACTCTTAAAGCGGGTAATATAAAAGCCCCTAGCGGTTTTAAAAATCCATTTCCCAAAGGATACATAGAAGAACTTGGGAAACTACATAAAAACAATTAA